The following are encoded in a window of Diorhabda sublineata isolate icDioSubl1.1 chromosome 3, icDioSubl1.1, whole genome shotgun sequence genomic DNA:
- the LOC130441888 gene encoding UPF0587 protein CG4646, translating to MGKINLQIKATLEGIEELFTNHPDYNFLVKIKCTSCGEESNKWHDISENTKYPGKTGKSENNFIAKCRLCGRENSLDIVPGSNGKYTNEDVGKFKTLVTFECRGIEPFEFTPGEGWLAKAEESGKVFDNINLTEKEWVEYDEKSMQSIGIYEFESKFVPAK from the exons ATgggaaaaatcaatttacaaattaaagCTACCCTCGAGGGTATTGAAGAGTTGTTTACCAATCATCCAGATTATAACTTTCTAGTAAAGATAAAATGTACTAGCTGTGGTGAAGAATCTAATAAGTGGCATGACATTTCTGAAAATACTAAGTATCctggaaaaactggaaaatcggaaaataattttatagcaAAATGTCGACTATGTGGACGAGAAAATTCTCTCGATATTGTTCCTGGTAGTAATG gTAAATACACAAATGAAGATGTGGGCAAATTCAAAACTCTTGTAACCTTTGAATGCAGAGGAATAGAACCATTTGAATTTACACCAGGTGAAGGTTGGCTAGCTAAAGCTGAAGAAAGTGGAAAAGtgtttgataatattaatttgaCTGAAAAGGAATGGGtagaatatgatgaaaaaagtaTGCAATCTATTGGGATATATGAGTTTGAATCTAAATTCGTTCCAGCTAAATAA